A stretch of the Massilia varians genome encodes the following:
- a CDS encoding restriction endonuclease — protein sequence MARRSNKGLANDLVALPWQFSAALAVSAFFGIRWILPGFLPERGALSALKAHLEALSWIVFAALACMALLAALRAGIQGLKQAAGFRSSRQRARMRVVPDALPVSKPGAASLPAAPTAWSLDALRTLEWKRFELLCARYYEAVGFTTATLAAGPDGGIDVKLFKVDPAKPLAIVQCKAWNTHPVGVKEVRELLGVMVHEGVGRGIFVTTGTYTPDALQFGAANPLQLLDGEAFARKILDLPLDKQKALLDVAFEGDYRTPTCASCGTKMVARDSKRGAFWGCIYYPRCKTTFAMRA from the coding sequence ATGGCTCGCCGTAGTAACAAGGGTTTGGCAAACGACCTGGTCGCCCTGCCCTGGCAATTCAGCGCCGCGCTCGCAGTCAGCGCCTTTTTCGGGATCCGCTGGATACTGCCGGGTTTTCTTCCCGAGCGCGGCGCGCTGTCGGCACTGAAAGCGCATCTCGAGGCGCTGTCCTGGATCGTCTTTGCCGCATTGGCCTGCATGGCATTGCTGGCGGCGCTGCGTGCTGGAATCCAGGGGTTGAAGCAGGCAGCTGGCTTCCGGTCCAGCCGGCAGCGCGCGCGAATGCGCGTCGTCCCGGATGCGCTACCGGTCTCGAAGCCAGGCGCTGCCAGCCTTCCTGCTGCGCCGACGGCATGGTCGCTCGATGCGCTGCGCACGCTGGAATGGAAGCGCTTCGAGCTGCTCTGCGCCAGGTACTACGAAGCCGTCGGCTTTACCACGGCGACCCTGGCCGCGGGGCCGGACGGCGGCATCGACGTCAAGCTGTTCAAGGTCGATCCGGCGAAACCGCTGGCGATCGTCCAGTGCAAGGCCTGGAATACCCATCCGGTCGGGGTCAAGGAAGTTCGCGAGCTGCTCGGCGTGATGGTGCACGAAGGCGTCGGGAGAGGCATCTTCGTCACCACCGGAACCTACACGCCGGATGCGCTGCAGTTCGGCGCGGCGAACCCGCTCCAGCTGCTCGACGGCGAGGCATTCGCCAGGAAAATCCTCGACCTCCCGCTCGACAAGCAGAAGGCGCTGCTCGACGTCGCCTTCGAAGGCGACTACCGCACACCAACCTGCGCCTCCTGCGGCACCAAGATGGTCGCGCGCGACAGCAAGCGCGGGGCATTCTGGGGCTGCATCTACTACCCGCGCTGCAAGACGACGTTCGCGATGCGCGCCTGA
- a CDS encoding ABC transporter substrate-binding protein codes for MTLTRRTFLGSAAACAIACAMPAYAAKPLTIGFSQVGAESEWRTANTASIKSAAKAAGVNLKFADAQQRQENQVKAIRSFIAQRVDVIAFSPVVESGWDTVLREAKAAKIPVILTDRAVKVSDPSLYVSFIGSDFVEEGRRAARWLVEHQKKNPNRSYNIVELQGTVGSAPAIDRKAGFAEVIKDHPKLKIIRSQTGDFTRAKGKEVMEAFLKSDRKNINVLYAHNDDMAIGAIQAIEEAGLKPGKDILVVSIDGVRGAFEAMLQGKLNVTVECNPLLGPQLIQTAQMVKAGKPVPKRITVNEGVFPAEVAAKEFPNRKY; via the coding sequence ATGACCCTCACCCGCAGAACCTTCCTGGGTAGCGCCGCCGCCTGTGCCATCGCTTGCGCGATGCCGGCCTACGCCGCCAAACCCCTCACCATCGGCTTCTCCCAGGTCGGCGCCGAAAGCGAATGGCGCACCGCCAACACCGCCTCGATCAAGAGCGCCGCCAAGGCGGCCGGCGTCAACCTGAAGTTCGCCGACGCCCAGCAGCGCCAGGAAAACCAGGTCAAGGCAATCCGCTCCTTCATCGCCCAGCGCGTCGACGTAATCGCCTTCTCGCCGGTCGTCGAATCCGGCTGGGACACCGTGCTGCGCGAAGCCAAGGCCGCCAAGATCCCGGTCATCCTCACCGACCGCGCCGTCAAGGTCAGCGACCCCTCGCTGTACGTGAGCTTCATCGGTTCCGATTTCGTGGAAGAGGGCCGCCGCGCCGCGCGCTGGCTGGTCGAGCACCAGAAGAAGAACCCGAACCGCAGCTACAACATCGTCGAGCTGCAGGGCACCGTCGGCTCGGCGCCGGCGATCGACCGCAAGGCCGGCTTCGCTGAAGTCATCAAGGACCATCCGAAGCTGAAGATCATCCGCTCGCAGACCGGCGACTTCACACGCGCCAAGGGCAAGGAGGTGATGGAAGCCTTCCTCAAATCCGACCGCAAGAACATCAACGTGCTGTACGCGCACAACGACGACATGGCGATCGGCGCGATCCAGGCCATCGAGGAAGCGGGCCTGAAACCGGGCAAGGACATCCTGGTGGTGTCGATCGACGGCGTGCGCGGCGCGTTCGAGGCCATGTTGCAGGGTAAGCTCAACGTCACCGTCGAGTGCAACCCACTGCTCGGGCCGCAGCTGATCCAGACCGCGCAAATGGTCAAGGCGGGCAAGCCGGTGCCGAAGCGTATTACCGTGAACGAGGGTGTGTTCCCAGCTGAAGTCGCGGCCAAGGAATTCCCGAACCGTAAATACTGA